A region of Tolypothrix sp. NIES-4075 DNA encodes the following proteins:
- a CDS encoding pyridoxal-dependent decarboxylase produces the protein MSNNSHNNGLGKNNGLNKFFKFGEVPHLEGLGTRSVEAWFLGTKAENVDQLEQLVVEAIRDHAFWRRNFHPGDPTHVTEQSKRQPEYLEAIDTLKESYRSLLAFLKKSVPFFSMRYQGHMNWDMTMPSILGYFAAMLYNPNNVAFEGSTATTLLEILVGDDLCRMLGYSIPDEAEIEKGAIRPWGHITCGGTVANIEAIWAARNLKFYPLALQAALQNEPSLLTAKDIEISLPTGGSKPLIELDTWSMLNLKGDDILALPTRLYKEYQIRSETLTEVLSKYSLQNLGMAEFSHRFLKDINSSPVFLVPATKHYSFPKAAALLGIGASNLIDVPVDEDARMSFTEVKKILQDCLAERRPVYTVVSVMGSTEESATDPLANILELREELRFQGLEFTVHADAAWGGYFATLLREDETNTPLLTKTKKELITEIVLSSYVTKQFQVLGNADSITVDPHKSGYIPYPAGALCYRNSAMRDLVTFAAPYMFHGEAEPTVGIYGLEGSKPGAAAASVYLSHKVIRPTKSGYGKIIGKAQFNCKKLYARLLCMARPEDRFTIVPVPRLPAEISGSDVEQQIQFIRDRIDNASNDQLLADKEALHLLSEIGPDQNIITYAFNFKHPDGSLNTDLTLANRLNRAIYEKLSIDPGEDIYGYKLIVSTTDFDAAHYGEVFIEYYKQRLLGVSGASGSSITVLRSTVLDPWLAETSKGSFLDVLEHEFRQAVSDSMFRDALLQVFEDVDKNKDGVLEISEIEAKFKALGYEDEDIKVFWNMSDVNKDSTLSMEEFIQHFSQFLVLSSRG, from the coding sequence ATGAGTAATAACTCTCATAATAACGGGTTAGGCAAAAATAATGGACTGAACAAATTCTTCAAATTTGGAGAAGTGCCTCATCTTGAAGGTTTGGGGACTCGTTCAGTTGAAGCATGGTTTTTAGGCACAAAAGCAGAAAATGTTGATCAACTTGAGCAGTTAGTCGTAGAAGCGATTCGTGACCATGCATTTTGGCGTCGAAACTTTCATCCTGGCGATCCAACTCACGTTACCGAACAAAGTAAGCGACAGCCAGAATACTTAGAGGCAATTGATACTCTCAAGGAGAGTTACCGTTCATTGTTGGCGTTTCTGAAGAAGTCCGTACCGTTCTTCAGTATGCGCTATCAAGGGCACATGAACTGGGATATGACGATGCCATCTATCCTAGGCTACTTTGCGGCGATGCTGTACAACCCTAACAATGTGGCTTTTGAAGGGTCAACGGCAACAACGCTTTTGGAGATTTTGGTAGGAGACGACCTTTGCCGAATGCTGGGGTACAGCATTCCAGATGAGGCAGAAATCGAAAAAGGGGCGATTCGTCCTTGGGGACACATTACCTGTGGGGGAACTGTTGCCAATATTGAGGCGATTTGGGCAGCAAGAAACCTAAAATTTTATCCTCTTGCCTTGCAAGCAGCTTTGCAAAATGAACCGTCACTTTTAACTGCAAAAGACATCGAAATTTCCTTGCCCACCGGTGGATCAAAACCTCTGATTGAACTAGACACTTGGTCAATGCTTAACCTCAAAGGTGATGATATCCTGGCATTGCCGACTCGTCTGTATAAGGAGTATCAGATTAGGAGCGAAACCCTAACAGAAGTATTATCTAAGTATTCACTGCAAAATTTGGGAATGGCAGAGTTTTCACACCGCTTCCTAAAGGACATCAACTCTTCGCCTGTTTTCCTAGTGCCAGCAACAAAACACTACTCATTTCCAAAGGCAGCAGCTTTGCTGGGAATTGGAGCGTCAAACCTGATTGACGTTCCTGTGGATGAAGATGCTAGGATGAGTTTCACTGAAGTCAAAAAGATTCTCCAAGACTGCTTAGCCGAACGCAGACCTGTTTATACAGTCGTTTCTGTCATGGGAAGCACGGAAGAAAGTGCAACTGACCCCTTGGCGAATATTCTTGAGCTGCGAGAAGAGTTGCGTTTCCAAGGGCTAGAATTTACCGTTCACGCTGATGCGGCTTGGGGCGGTTATTTTGCCACCCTTCTTCGTGAGGATGAGACTAACACACCACTACTGACTAAGACAAAAAAAGAACTGATTACTGAGATTGTATTAAGTTCGTATGTCACCAAGCAGTTCCAAGTCCTTGGCAATGCTGATTCAATAACGGTAGACCCTCATAAATCTGGCTACATTCCCTACCCAGCCGGAGCATTATGCTATCGCAATTCAGCAATGCGGGATTTGGTGACATTCGCAGCTCCCTATATGTTCCACGGCGAAGCAGAACCCACAGTTGGCATCTATGGCTTGGAGGGGTCAAAACCTGGGGCTGCGGCTGCTTCAGTATACCTTAGCCACAAGGTGATTCGCCCCACAAAGAGTGGATACGGCAAAATCATTGGCAAGGCTCAGTTCAATTGTAAAAAACTTTATGCGCGACTTTTGTGTATGGCGCGTCCTGAAGACCGTTTCACAATTGTTCCCGTTCCTCGACTTCCCGCAGAAATTTCTGGTTCTGATGTAGAGCAACAAATTCAATTCATTCGGGACAGAATCGATAATGCAAGTAATGATCAACTTTTGGCAGATAAAGAAGCCCTACATTTGCTTAGTGAAATCGGTCCAGACCAAAATATCATCACCTATGCGTTTAATTTCAAACATCCGGATGGCTCGCTCAACACAGATTTAACTTTGGCAAACCGCCTTAATAGGGCTATCTATGAAAAACTCAGCATTGACCCAGGTGAGGATATCTACGGTTATAAGCTCATCGTTAGCACTACAGATTTTGACGCTGCTCATTACGGAGAAGTTTTCATCGAATACTATAAACAGCGTTTACTAGGAGTCTCTGGAGCATCAGGCTCTTCTATCACTGTACTGCGTTCTACAGTACTCGACCCCTGGCTTGCGGAAACATCAAAAGGTTCTTTTCTTGATGTCCTTGAACATGAGTTTCGGCAGGCGGTTTCTGATTCTATGTTCCGAGATGCGCTGCTTCAAGTCTTTGAAGATGTTGACAAGAATAAAGATGGGGTTTTGGAAATATCGGAAATTGAAGCGAAATTCAAAGCTTTGGGCTATGAAGATGAGGACATCAAGGTGTTCTGGAACATGAGCGATGTCAACAAAGATAGTACCTTGTCGATGGAGGAATTTATTCAGCACTTCTCGCAATTCCTTGTGTTGTCATCTCGGGGTTAA
- a CDS encoding STAS domain-containing protein — MGHGTKRQGDKEEFIRFSMLNAQFPMPNAQFPIPNSQLAITIFAMNSRVKVIEPSGILDSVKGNQLSREVSEIVAKKVDIVLIDLKDIKFVDSSGLGALILSMQMVRNANGELFVCSCDLNHILSKRSRHTSGII; from the coding sequence ATGGGGCATGGGACAAAAAGACAAGGAGACAAGGAAGAATTTATCCGATTCTCAATGCTCAATGCCCAATTCCCAATGCCCAATGCCCAATTCCCAATTCCCAATTCCCAATTAGCAATTACCATTTTTGCGATGAATTCTCGTGTAAAAGTAATTGAACCCTCCGGTATTTTAGACAGTGTTAAGGGCAATCAACTATCTCGCGAAGTTAGTGAAATTGTAGCGAAGAAAGTCGATATTGTCCTAATAGACCTCAAAGATATAAAGTTTGTTGATAGCTCTGGACTAGGTGCTTTAATATTGTCAATGCAAATGGTGCGAAACGCCAATGGCGAATTATTTGTCTGCTCGTGTGACTTGAACCATATTTTGTCTAAACGGTCACGACATACTTCAGGCATCATTTAG